One Desulfonatronum sp. SC1 genomic window, ATGTAGTCGGCGTGACCCGGGCAGTCCACGTGGGCGTAGTGCCGGTTCGCGGTCTCGTATTCCACGTGCGCCGTGGCGATGGTGATCCCGCGCTCCTTTTCCTCGGGCGCCTTGTCGATCTGGTCGAACGGGACGAAGTTCGCTCCGCCCTTGATGCTCAGCATCTTGGTAATCGCGGCGGTCAATGTCGTCTTGCCGTGGTCAATGTGGCCGATGGTGCCGACGTTTACGTGCGGTTTGGTCCGCTGAAATTTTGCCTTGGCCATACGATCCCCCTAACGTGAATTTTGAGTAAAAATGTTGCCGAAGAACAACGACGGCGCAAAAATGAAACAAAAAGCGCTCCCGACCGAGTCGTCAAAAGAGATGGAGCCCACAACCGGATTTGAACCGGTGACCTCTTCCTTACCAAGGAAGTGCTCTACCGACTGAGCTATGTGGGCTCGGTATGCTGCGTGGAGCAAATAGGGAGGCCGATGTGGAGCGGGAAACGGGACTTGAACCCGCAACCCTCAGCTTGGAAGGCTGATGCTCTAGCCAATTGAGCTATTCCCGCACGGGCGCTGACACATATATCGTCGTGTAGTCCAGCAACAGGCCCTCGGAACGTCCTGTCTCCTACAGCAATCTCAAAAAAAATTATGGTGGAGGGGGGAGGATTTGAACCTCCGAAAGCTTACGCTGACAGATTTACAGTCTGTTCCCTTTGGCCACTCGGGAACCCCTCCGATCAACCTTTTGGTCGACTTCATGGAGCTGGCGATGGGATTTGAACCCGCAACCTGCTGATTACAAGTCAGCTGCTCTACCGTTGAGCTACGCCAGCCACAAAGAGAGAGGCATTTACATGGGGCCGATAAAAAATGCAAGCTCTCCGGGCGACATTTTTTTGAAAAAAAGTCGTCGGCTTCATCCTTGTCCCTGGATCAATCTGAATTCCTTACCTGAATCGGCCCGAAATCCCGGAAGGAGAATCTCTCGATGATGCAGGCCGATCCAGCCCAGATCCGGCCCTGAGCCGTATAACGGGTCGAACAACACCGGATGGCCGATGGACGCCAAATGCGCCCGGATCTGGTGTCGACGGCCCTTGAGTATTTCCACCCGAACCGGAGTGACTTCCCCGGTACGTTCCCAAGCGGTCTCCCAAGGGATTTTTGAGACACCTCCCCCTCCTAGGTGCGCCGACTGTCCCAAAGCTTCCACGACTTTCAGGCACTCAGCCTTGGTCGCGACCAGAGGCGTCACCCGTGTCCAGCGCAGCGCATCCGGCTCTTCCACGCTCAAAGCCCGCACCTTGCGCCGCTTGGCCGTGTCCAAAGCCCCCCGGATCACCACGGACCCACTCAGCCTCCCATGCACCACGGCCAGATACTCCTTGCGCACCCGGCCCTGATCCTGCCACGCGGCATAATCCCGAGCCGCCTGCCCATGCAGGGCCACCAGGACCAGACCGGAAACCGGCTGATCCAAACGGTTCAGGAGGAGTGCTGAAGCTCCAGGAAACAGATCAACCAAGGCCTCTTCCA contains:
- a CDS encoding RNA pseudouridine synthase, producing VLEACRVDVDGRPRAAGFRVSEGQRVRVRGGQESGLAEEEALSTFQEPETPAVRVAGRSADFAALVKSAGMHCERLSERLPEGLQPGLSRRPWSRRVDGAGLTLEEALVDLFPGASALLLNRLDQPVSGLVLVALHGQAARDYAAWQDQGRVRKEYLAVVHGRLSGSVVIRGALDTAKRRKVRALSVEEPDALRWTRVTPLVATKAECLKVVEALGQSAHLGGGGVSKIPWETAWERTGEVTPVRVEILKGRRHQIRAHLASIGHPVLFDPLYGSGPDLGWIGLHHREILLPGFRADSGKEFRLIQGQG